Below is a window of Nyctibius grandis isolate bNycGra1 chromosome 12, bNycGra1.pri, whole genome shotgun sequence DNA.
ATATCCAGGACAAAACATGTTTCTGGTATGTTTAGtttggtgtttgggtttttttaatatgggcAGAACTGGTCTGTGAGACCAGTGGTGGTTCCGTCTTCATATGGACAGTGGACATAGTGGGCACTGCTCTGAAATGACATTTCATTCTGAGgcatgattttgtgattctagtGCTACTTTTCCCTgttacttttcttaaaaaattttacaagacatttaaatttcacttttttttaataaataatacaggAGCAGCATCTCATTTCCCCAACttgtacattaaaaatgtattttgaaaacaatataCTTCTATCTTAAACCACCTCTTTGAGCTCCTAAAGCTTTTGTCTGATTATCCCAACTCAGGGCATCTTTTTAAGCAAAACTCTTGTATACAAGTTATAGAAAAGACCATTTCATACAAAAATGTGCCCTCTCCAGGAGAGTTTGAAAAGGCATTGTGTCACAAATGATGCTGAGTGTATTCATCATTTTGCAAGTTGCTTTCAGAATTCTCTGATGGCTCTATAAATGCCACATTCAAACTGCCCTGTTAGTTCCAAGAGACCTGCAAGAAAGCAGTAATTAGCTGCCACAGCCACAAGCCTTGATCACTCATTTTTAAGAGCTCTGTTCTCAGTGTGAAGACATCTTCAGCTCCAGAAAGCTGTTCATCAGCAGAAGTATGGAGTAGCCGTACTTGTAGCAAGACCTCACTGGAGGAGAACAGACACCCGGCAGGTGGGATGGAAAAGCTACCTGTGAAGCAGGCAGCCTCCTACTCCACTACACAGGGACAGTCATTCTCTAAGAGACAGTCACCAGATGAAGACAAGCCACCGGACTTTGTGCCCACTAATGCAATAATGCAAATTCAAGTTAGAAAGAGCTTGACTCTGCCCTATTAAGAGCTGTATTCTGCTGCAGCACGAAGGATGTGCTGCCCAGAAGCAACGAAAAGCACGCTGCTTCGTGTCGGTAAGGAGGCTGGCAAAAATCACGGCCGTTACTGGAGCAGAGGAATCATTCTAAAACTCGTCTAACTGTACTggcttctgtttcagtttgtgcacTGTCCTGTACCCCCTGACAGCCAGCCCTGCGCCTAGCAGGTGTGCCATGGCAGCGATGGCGCCTGAGAGGCCAGCAGCAATCTCTGCCCCGTGCAGGCTGCAGCTGAAGCCCCGATAGCCTTTGCTTTGATAAAGCTGCTCTCTCTCTTTGCACACTGGCGAATTATAAACCCCcagcagaaaatggaagaaatagtACAGAGCAGGCACTATGCCAACTGCAACCACTACGTCCAGGACGCACTCAAGTAGCAGCCATGCTGGGAAACGCCATGGGACCCGCAGAGCCCCAACCACAATGAGAGCACAAGAGAAGACCAGGAGACACGCTCCCACGGCCACTGCTGCCCTTGCAACCGGCAGCTTCAGTAGGTAGAAACGCTGGTCAAGCTGCTGGGCCTTCTCCCCCTCCGCTCCGCTGAAGCCGCTGTACGCCCCGCCGTACTGGTAGTAGTAGATGCCCCCCAGGCCGGGCAGGCCCGTGTAGCCTCCCGCCGGGCCGCAGGACACGGAGCTGCAGACGAGGATCAGCGCGGCGAGCAGCGCTCCGGCCATctggcagcaggctggaagGCGACGGGCGGAGGTGGgtgcgcggcggggcccgggaACGCGCCGCTCCCGGGacgggcgggggggggcccggGAAGCAGCCGGGACGGGTTGGGGGGGCCCGGGGGCCAGCCGGGACGGGCGGCTGCTCCCGCGGGACCGAGGAAGCGGctccgcagccccccgcccgccccgctcaCCTCTGCCTGTGCGCAGGTACCGGCAGCGGCGGCAGTCCAGcagccccggcgcggcggcgcggcTCCGCGGCGGCCCCTCCGGCCCCGCTCCGGGCACGGCGCTGCGGGGACACGGCGGCGAGGGTACCAGCGACCGGCCCGGGCCCCTCACGGCCGCCTGCCCGCCCCAGCCCGTCCCCCGCCCGGACCCCTCTCGGCCGCCGGCCTGCCCCGCCGAACCCagccccgtcccgtcccgtcccgcgCCCGGGCCCCTCCCGGCCGCCCCGGTGCGTCCCGTCCGCTCCGCCATGTCCCGGCGCTGGGGCTtagggctgggccgggccgcgggCCGCTCGCCTCGGGGCTAGTGCCGGCGCGGTGTGAGGTCGCGCTGCGGGCTGGGGTGACCTCGGTCCCACCGCCCGAGGCTGCCTCAGCGCTGCCGGGGTCCTCCGGCGGGCGGCGAGCGGCTGCGGCCGGGCCTGCCCCGCCCGAGGGCGGTGCTGGAGGGCGCGCCCGGCCGCTCCCTCGGCTCCCGCTGGCGGAGCTGCTCCCCGCAGCGCGCCCGCTCCTTCCCGCTCGCACCGGCGCTGCCCCCGCAGCCCCATGTGGCGACCGGGCCCTGAAGTTCCCCACCCGCCACGTAACAAATATTTGTTTGTGCCTATCGGACACTGAGCACCGACTAATTTTCACAAGTGCCGCTTTTCCCTGTGGTGTGGGGCTTAGTGAAAGCGTTCTGCATTCGGCT
It encodes the following:
- the MARVELD3 gene encoding MARVEL domain-containing protein 3 — translated: MAERTGRTGAAGRGPGAGRDGTGLGSAGQAGGREGSGRGTGWGGQAAVRGPGRSLVPSPPCPRSAVPGAGPEGPPRSRAAAPGLLDCRRCRYLRTGRGERGGRGAAEPLPRSRGSSRPSRLAPGPPQPVPAASRAPPRPSRERRVPGPRRAPTSARRLPACCQMAGALLAALILVCSSVSCGPAGGYTGLPGLGGIYYYQYGGAYSGFSGAEGEKAQQLDQRFYLLKLPVARAAVAVGACLLVFSCALIVVGALRVPWRFPAWLLLECVLDVVVAVGIVPALYYFFHFLLGVYNSPVCKEREQLYQSKGYRGFSCSLHGAEIAAGLSGAIAAMAHLLGAGLAVRGYRTVHKLKQKPVQLDEF